Proteins found in one Amycolatopsis umgeniensis genomic segment:
- a CDS encoding ABC transporter ATP-binding protein, which translates to MTPAVEFRGVSVRFGQTTALSPLDLTVARGETLAMLGPSGSGKSTALKALAGFVVPSTGRVLLDGEDVTELPPHRRGLGVVVQSYALFPHMRVEANVAFGLKSRKTPRAETADRVAEALELVGMGKYARRYPRELSGGQQQRVALARALAIRPRVLLLDEPLSALDAALREDMVAELLRLRAELPDTTLIYVTHDQGEALALADRIAVMRDSKLVELGPSRELYQRPSTEFTASFLGASNLIAVELLHADGTRVRLGDRELSADPSGTIRAGQPVALGVRPHRVGITAVDAPGALPAVLRGVQWRGTGFRLDLELAHNGDEVRAEVPDVEGLPGVGERVGVSIPDGCPLVGIG; encoded by the coding sequence ATGACCCCGGCGGTCGAGTTCCGCGGGGTGTCCGTCCGCTTCGGACAGACGACCGCCCTCTCGCCACTGGACCTCACCGTGGCGAGAGGGGAGACGCTGGCGATGCTCGGGCCGTCCGGCTCCGGCAAGTCGACGGCGTTGAAGGCGCTCGCGGGCTTCGTCGTGCCGAGCACCGGCCGGGTCCTGCTCGACGGCGAGGACGTCACCGAGCTGCCGCCGCACCGGCGCGGCCTCGGCGTGGTCGTCCAGAGCTACGCGCTGTTCCCGCACATGCGAGTGGAGGCCAACGTCGCTTTCGGCCTCAAGTCAAGGAAAACACCTCGGGCCGAGACGGCGGACCGGGTGGCCGAGGCGCTGGAACTGGTCGGGATGGGCAAGTACGCCCGCCGCTACCCGCGCGAGCTTTCGGGCGGGCAGCAACAGCGCGTCGCGCTCGCGCGGGCACTGGCCATCCGGCCGCGCGTGCTGCTGCTCGACGAACCACTGTCCGCTTTGGACGCCGCCCTGCGCGAGGACATGGTCGCCGAACTGCTGCGGCTGCGGGCCGAACTGCCCGACACCACGCTGATCTACGTCACCCACGACCAGGGTGAGGCGCTGGCGCTGGCCGACCGGATCGCCGTCATGCGCGACTCGAAGCTGGTCGAACTCGGGCCGAGCCGCGAGCTCTACCAGCGCCCGTCGACCGAGTTCACCGCGAGCTTCCTCGGCGCGTCCAACCTCATCGCGGTGGAGCTGCTCCACGCCGACGGCACCCGGGTGCGGCTCGGCGACCGTGAGCTGTCGGCGGATCCGTCCGGCACGATCCGGGCGGGACAGCCCGTCGCGCTCGGCGTCCGGCCCCATCGGGTCGGGATCACCGCGGTGGACGCCCCCGGCGCGCTGCCCGCCGTCCTGCGCGGGGTCCAGTGGCGTGGCACGGGCTTCCGGCTCGACCTCGAACTCGCGCACAACGGGGACGAGGTCCGCGCCGAGGTTCCGGACGTCGAGGGGCTGCCCGGCGTGGGAGAGCGGGTCGGAGTGTCCATTCCGGACGGGTGCCCGCTGGTGGGTATCGGATGA
- a CDS encoding 2-aminoethylphosphonate ABC transporter permease subunit — protein sequence MTRRGWLLLPPVLVLLGFFGYPLVLVVLQSLESKTGEFGLSVWLDVLGSAEFRDAAWKTVALALGATAGCVVLGTFLALVIAFVPFPGARTLSRLVDTVLAFPSFLIALAFTFIYGSAGILGAGGFLYSPFGILLAEITFYTPFVMRPALAAFGQVSTAQMEVAASLGAKPGRVLRRVILPEALPSLASGACLTMLLAMNEFGIVLFLGAKDVTTLPMLVYGKGIVTFDFPQACVIAVVNVVFSLALYGTYRRLTKGGRHAAVDQA from the coding sequence ATGACCCGTCGCGGCTGGCTCCTGCTGCCACCGGTGCTCGTCCTGCTCGGCTTCTTCGGCTACCCGCTGGTGCTGGTCGTCCTCCAATCCCTGGAATCGAAGACCGGCGAGTTCGGTTTGTCGGTGTGGCTGGACGTCCTGGGTTCGGCGGAATTCCGGGACGCCGCCTGGAAGACCGTCGCGCTCGCGCTCGGTGCCACCGCGGGCTGCGTGGTGCTGGGAACGTTCCTCGCGCTGGTGATCGCGTTCGTGCCGTTCCCCGGCGCGCGGACGCTTTCGCGGCTGGTGGACACCGTGCTCGCGTTCCCGTCGTTCCTCATCGCGCTCGCGTTCACCTTCATTTACGGCAGCGCGGGGATCCTGGGCGCGGGTGGGTTCCTGTACTCGCCGTTCGGGATCCTGCTGGCGGAGATCACCTTCTACACCCCGTTCGTGATGCGGCCGGCGCTCGCCGCTTTCGGGCAGGTCTCGACGGCGCAGATGGAGGTCGCGGCCAGCCTCGGCGCGAAACCCGGACGGGTGCTGCGCCGGGTGATCCTGCCGGAAGCCCTGCCATCGCTGGCTTCCGGCGCGTGCCTGACCATGCTGCTGGCGATGAACGAATTCGGCATCGTGCTGTTCCTCGGCGCCAAGGACGTCACGACCCTGCCGATGCTGGTGTACGGCAAGGGGATCGTGACGTTCGACTTCCCGCAGGCTTGTGTCATCGCCGTCGTCAACGTCGTGTTCTCCCTTGCCCTGTACGGAACCTACCGGCGACTGACGAAGGGAGGCCGCCATGCTGCTGTGGACCAGGCGTAG
- a CDS encoding ABC transporter permease has product MLLWTRRSRVLLWVVFAVLFTAIVLAPLLMIVLASVAGNWTGLLPGALTGSHFAQALSGETFASLSVSIQTGVIASVVSVVLGTWAALAARSAPSKLRKAVDTLFHLPIAVPSVVLGLALLVAFSRPPLAFNGTRWIVLLGHLMILLPFSYSTVSAAIARMDPLLAQAAASLGAGPVRVLLRVRLPVLLPSISASASLALAMSMGELGATMMLYPPDWRTLPAGIFALTDRGQVFLASASTVLLLAVTLAGVVILGLARGRAAQR; this is encoded by the coding sequence ATGCTGCTGTGGACCAGGCGTAGCCGTGTCCTGCTGTGGGTGGTGTTCGCGGTGCTGTTCACCGCGATCGTGCTGGCGCCGCTGCTGATGATCGTGCTGGCGTCGGTCGCCGGGAACTGGACGGGACTGCTGCCGGGCGCGCTCACCGGCTCGCATTTCGCGCAGGCGCTGTCCGGGGAGACGTTCGCGAGTCTTTCGGTGAGCATCCAGACCGGTGTCATCGCGTCGGTGGTCTCGGTGGTGCTGGGGACGTGGGCCGCGCTGGCCGCGCGGTCCGCGCCGTCGAAACTCAGGAAGGCCGTCGACACCCTGTTCCACCTGCCGATCGCGGTGCCGTCGGTGGTGCTGGGGCTGGCGTTGCTGGTCGCGTTCAGCCGTCCGCCACTGGCCTTCAACGGCACACGCTGGATCGTGCTGCTGGGGCACTTGATGATCCTGCTGCCGTTCTCCTACAGCACCGTCTCCGCCGCGATCGCGCGGATGGACCCGTTGCTGGCGCAGGCGGCGGCGAGCCTCGGCGCGGGGCCGGTCCGTGTGCTGCTGAGGGTGCGGCTGCCGGTACTGCTGCCGTCGATCTCGGCGTCGGCGAGTCTCGCGCTGGCGATGTCGATGGGCGAACTGGGCGCGACGATGATGCTGTACCCGCCGGACTGGCGCACGCTGCCCGCCGGCATTTTCGCGCTCACGGACCGGGGACAGGTGTTCCTGGCGTCGGCGAGCACGGTGCTGTTGCTGGCCGTCACGCTCGCCGGGGTGGTGATCCTCGGACTGGCCCGCGGGCGGGCGGCCCAGCGTTGA
- a CDS encoding FumA C-terminus/TtdB family hydratase beta subunit, whose translation MAPTTFQHTEVLPLAKDTHTEYRLLSAEGVEVVEAAGRKFLKVEPEALTKLAKTAITDIQHLLRSSHLAQLRAIVDDPEASGNDRFVAMDLLRNAAISAGGVLPMCQDTGTAIVIGKRGEGVLTGADDERALSRGIFDAYQELNLRYSQMAPVNFWDERNTGTNLPAQIELYHKDGQSEVPSYEFLFMAKGGGSANKTFLYQETKAVLNPKRLAKFLDEKLRSLGTAACPPYHLAIVVGGTSAEFNLKVAKLASARYLDDLPTEGSELGHGFRDVDLEQQVLEMTRQFGIGAQFGGKYFCHDVRVIRLPRHGASCPVGVAVSCSADRQAKAKITADGVFLEQLERDPARFLPDVTEDDLSDEVVAVDLNRPMDEIRAQLSRLPVKTRLSLTGPLVVARDIAHAKIAERLDAGEEMPQYLRDHPVYYAGPAKTPEGYASGSFGPTTAGRMDSYVEQFQAAGGSLVMLAKGNRSKKVTSACNEHGGFYLGSIGGPAARLAQDCIKKVDVLEYAELGMEAVWKIEVEDFPAFIVIDDKGNDFFEATSEPVLQISFR comes from the coding sequence GTGGCGCCCACCACGTTCCAGCACACTGAAGTCCTTCCGCTCGCCAAGGACACCCACACCGAGTACAGGCTGCTCAGCGCCGAAGGTGTCGAGGTCGTCGAAGCGGCGGGCCGGAAATTCCTCAAGGTCGAGCCCGAAGCACTGACCAAGCTCGCCAAGACCGCGATCACCGACATCCAGCACCTGTTGCGCTCGTCACACCTGGCGCAGCTGCGCGCGATCGTCGACGACCCGGAGGCGAGCGGCAACGACCGGTTCGTCGCGATGGACCTGCTGCGCAACGCGGCGATCTCCGCCGGCGGCGTCCTCCCGATGTGCCAGGACACCGGCACCGCGATCGTGATCGGCAAACGCGGCGAAGGCGTGCTCACCGGCGCCGACGACGAGCGCGCGCTGTCGCGGGGCATTTTCGACGCCTATCAGGAGTTGAATCTGCGCTATTCGCAGATGGCGCCGGTGAATTTCTGGGATGAGCGAAATACGGGCACCAACTTGCCCGCGCAGATCGAGCTCTATCACAAAGATGGTCAATCCGAAGTTCCCAGCTATGAATTCCTGTTCATGGCCAAGGGCGGCGGCAGCGCGAACAAGACGTTCCTCTATCAGGAAACCAAAGCGGTCCTGAACCCGAAGAGGCTCGCGAAGTTCCTCGACGAGAAACTGCGCAGCCTCGGTACCGCCGCCTGCCCGCCGTACCACCTCGCGATCGTCGTCGGCGGTACGTCGGCGGAGTTCAACCTGAAGGTCGCGAAGCTGGCCTCGGCCCGCTATCTCGACGACCTGCCCACCGAGGGTTCCGAGCTGGGCCACGGTTTCCGTGACGTCGACCTCGAACAGCAGGTGCTGGAGATGACGCGCCAGTTCGGCATCGGCGCGCAGTTCGGCGGCAAGTACTTCTGCCACGACGTTCGCGTGATCCGCCTGCCGCGCCACGGCGCGTCCTGCCCGGTCGGCGTCGCCGTCTCGTGTTCGGCCGACCGCCAGGCCAAGGCGAAGATCACCGCCGACGGTGTCTTCCTGGAGCAGCTCGAGCGCGACCCGGCGCGGTTCCTGCCGGACGTCACCGAGGACGACCTGTCCGACGAGGTGGTGGCCGTCGACCTCAACCGCCCGATGGACGAGATCCGCGCGCAGCTCTCGCGGTTGCCGGTGAAGACGCGCCTGTCACTGACCGGCCCGCTCGTCGTCGCCCGCGACATCGCGCACGCGAAGATCGCCGAGCGGCTGGACGCGGGCGAAGAAATGCCTCAGTACCTTCGCGACCACCCCGTGTACTACGCGGGCCCGGCGAAGACTCCCGAGGGCTACGCGTCGGGTTCCTTCGGGCCGACCACCGCGGGCCGGATGGACTCCTACGTCGAGCAGTTCCAGGCCGCGGGCGGCTCGCTGGTGATGCTGGCGAAGGGCAACCGGTCGAAGAAGGTGACCTCGGCGTGCAACGAGCACGGCGGGTTCTACCTCGGTTCGATCGGCGGCCCGGCCGCGCGGCTCGCGCAGGACTGCATCAAGAAGGTCGACGTCCTCGAGTACGCCGAGCTGGGCATGGAAGCGGTCTGGAAGATCGAGGTCGAGGACTTCCCCGCGTTCATCGTCATCGACGACAAGGGCAACGACTTCTTCGAGGCCACTTCGGAACCGGTGCTGCAGATCAGCTTCCGCTGA
- a CDS encoding sigma-70 family RNA polymerase sigma factor — protein sequence MSVQTLEREARGIRERRIPAQSTQEPVSAGALTDADLDAQSPAADLVRVYLNGIGKTALLSAADEVELAKRIEAGVFAQHMIDTAESLTPKRRSEMSALVRDGHVAKNHLLEANLRLVVSLAKRYTGRGMPLLDLIQEGNLGLIRAVEKFDYSKGFKFSTYATWWIRQAITRGMADQGRTIRLPVHLVEQVNKLARIKRDLHQQLGRDATHEELSAESGIPAHKISDLLDHSRDPVSLDMPVGTEEDAPLGDFIEDSEATDAESAVISGLLQDDLRRVLATLDDRESQVIRLRYGLDDGQPRTLDQIGKHFGLSRERVRQIEREVMSKLRQGERADRLRAYAS from the coding sequence ATGTCAGTCCAGACTCTCGAACGCGAAGCGCGCGGGATTCGCGAGCGCCGTATCCCGGCGCAATCCACCCAGGAGCCGGTGAGCGCGGGGGCCCTCACCGACGCCGACCTCGACGCCCAGAGCCCGGCCGCGGACCTCGTTCGCGTGTACCTCAACGGAATCGGCAAGACGGCACTGCTGTCCGCCGCCGACGAGGTCGAGCTGGCCAAGCGCATCGAGGCCGGGGTGTTCGCCCAGCACATGATCGACACGGCCGAGAGCCTCACGCCGAAGCGGCGCTCGGAGATGTCCGCCCTCGTGCGTGACGGCCACGTCGCGAAGAACCACCTGCTGGAGGCCAACCTCCGCCTCGTGGTCTCGCTCGCGAAGCGGTACACCGGCCGGGGGATGCCGCTGCTCGACCTGATCCAGGAGGGGAACCTGGGTCTGATCCGCGCGGTGGAGAAGTTCGACTACTCCAAGGGATTCAAGTTCTCGACCTACGCCACCTGGTGGATCCGCCAGGCCATCACCAGGGGGATGGCCGACCAGGGACGCACCATCCGGCTGCCGGTCCACCTGGTGGAACAGGTGAACAAGCTGGCCCGCATCAAGCGCGATCTGCACCAGCAGCTCGGGCGCGACGCCACGCACGAGGAACTGTCCGCCGAATCGGGCATTCCGGCGCACAAGATCTCCGATCTGCTCGACCACTCGCGTGACCCGGTGAGCCTCGACATGCCGGTCGGCACCGAGGAGGACGCCCCGCTCGGTGACTTCATCGAGGACTCCGAGGCGACCGACGCCGAAAGCGCCGTGATCTCCGGTCTGCTCCAGGACGATCTGCGCCGCGTGCTCGCGACGCTGGACGACAGGGAGTCCCAGGTGATCCGCCTGCGCTACGGCCTCGACGACGGCCAGCCGCGCACTCTCGACCAGATCGGCAAGCACTTCGGGCTCTCCCGTGAGCGCGTTCGCCAGATCGAGCGAGAGGTCATGTCGAAGCTTCGTCAGGGTGAGCGGGCCGACCGCCTGCGCGCCTACGCTTCGTAG
- the dtd gene encoding D-aminoacyl-tRNA deacylase — MRAVVARVTEASVTVGDEVTGAIGEPGLLVLLGIHVDDDVTKAATMARKLHEARILRDEESCATTGAPLLVVSQFTLYGDTRKGRRPSWTAAARPETAEPLVTAVVDALRERGARVETGRFGAMMAVRSVNDGPFTLLVEV; from the coding sequence ATGCGGGCGGTGGTGGCGAGGGTCACGGAAGCGAGCGTGACCGTCGGCGACGAGGTGACGGGCGCCATCGGCGAACCGGGTTTGCTGGTACTGCTGGGAATCCACGTCGACGACGACGTGACGAAGGCCGCCACGATGGCACGCAAACTTCACGAAGCTCGCATACTTCGCGACGAAGAGTCGTGTGCCACCACCGGCGCACCCCTGCTTGTCGTAAGCCAGTTCACCCTTTACGGCGATACCCGCAAAGGCCGCCGTCCGTCGTGGACGGCGGCCGCCCGGCCGGAAACCGCCGAGCCTCTCGTGACGGCCGTCGTCGACGCCCTGCGCGAACGCGGCGCGCGCGTCGAGACCGGCCGGTTCGGGGCCATGATGGCGGTCCGGAGCGTGAACGACGGTCCCTTCACGCTCCTCGTAGAGGTCTAG
- a CDS encoding DUF7059 domain-containing protein yields the protein MSTRAALPDLSDDVCARLRDAFRRAGYDTDGVIGALGSSHAALGRGEPEPAYRATRDAGDLGTLIRLFLLGSTEPEKEVEAAFAPLSVDDAVAATLLVPAADGYRAGLDVRPHGDDESSWWVVSDLDADVLGEAVPEDHVLGVGHASLNLIRATSRREVGSLLDVGTGNGVQALHATRHAKKVTATDVSARALALAAATFRLNELDVELVRGEWFAPVARRRFDRIVCNPPFVVGPPRVDYTYRDSGLAGDDASALVVRQLPGFLNEGGSGQLLASWLHVEGEDWGDRVTRWLPAETDAWFVQRDIADPGLYVGTWLRDAGIDPRSPEGRAKSGDWLDWFAENDVQGIGFGFVTLRRASGQTPTIVCEDLRQAYDDPLGAEAANWLDRVDWLRANGESLLDTRFRVPESVLLESVAEPGDEGWATTVQRLHRTDGPGWSHEVDELATRLLAGCRGALPLEDLIELLAAAQGLEPEELAAAALPVVRELVRHGMLLPAV from the coding sequence GTGAGCACACGAGCAGCCCTCCCCGACCTGTCCGACGACGTCTGCGCGAGGCTGCGGGACGCTTTCCGCCGGGCAGGCTACGACACCGACGGTGTGATCGGCGCCCTCGGCTCCTCGCACGCTGCCCTCGGCCGCGGCGAACCCGAACCCGCCTATCGAGCGACTCGCGACGCCGGAGACCTCGGCACGCTGATCCGCCTGTTCCTCCTGGGCTCGACCGAGCCGGAGAAGGAGGTCGAGGCCGCTTTCGCGCCACTGTCGGTCGACGACGCCGTCGCCGCCACGCTGCTCGTCCCCGCCGCCGACGGCTACCGGGCCGGTCTCGACGTCCGCCCGCACGGCGACGACGAGAGTTCCTGGTGGGTCGTCTCGGACCTCGACGCCGATGTCCTGGGCGAGGCCGTTCCCGAAGACCACGTTCTCGGCGTCGGGCACGCCTCGCTCAACCTGATCCGCGCGACCAGCCGCCGCGAGGTCGGCAGCCTGCTCGACGTCGGCACCGGTAACGGCGTCCAGGCGCTGCACGCCACCCGCCACGCGAAGAAGGTCACCGCCACCGACGTCTCGGCCCGTGCGCTGGCGCTCGCCGCGGCCACCTTCCGGCTCAACGAACTGGACGTCGAGCTCGTCCGGGGCGAGTGGTTCGCGCCGGTCGCGCGGCGCCGGTTCGACCGGATCGTCTGCAATCCCCCGTTCGTGGTCGGCCCGCCGCGGGTGGACTACACCTACCGCGACTCCGGACTCGCGGGCGACGACGCCAGCGCGCTCGTGGTGCGGCAGCTGCCGGGCTTCCTCAACGAGGGCGGCAGCGGCCAGCTCCTCGCGTCCTGGCTGCACGTCGAGGGCGAGGACTGGGGCGACCGGGTGACCCGCTGGCTGCCCGCCGAGACCGACGCGTGGTTCGTCCAGCGGGACATCGCGGATCCGGGCCTGTACGTCGGCACGTGGCTGCGCGACGCGGGCATCGACCCCCGCTCCCCCGAAGGCCGCGCGAAATCCGGCGACTGGCTCGACTGGTTCGCCGAAAACGACGTCCAAGGCATCGGTTTCGGCTTCGTCACCCTGCGCCGGGCGTCAGGCCAGACCCCGACCATCGTGTGCGAGGACCTCCGGCAGGCCTACGACGACCCGCTGGGCGCCGAGGCGGCGAACTGGCTGGACCGGGTGGACTGGCTGCGCGCCAACGGGGAGTCACTCCTCGACACCCGGTTCCGTGTCCCGGAGAGCGTCCTGCTGGAAAGCGTCGCCGAGCCGGGCGACGAGGGCTGGGCCACGACCGTCCAGCGGCTGCACCGCACCGACGGTCCCGGCTGGTCGCACGAGGTCGACGAGCTGGCCACACGCTTGCTCGCCGGCTGCCGGGGCGCGCTGCCCCTGGAGGACCTGATCGAACTCCTGGCGGCCGCCCAGGGCCTCGAACCGGAGGAACTGGCCGCCGCCGCGCTGCCCGTCGTCCGCGAACTGGTCCGGCACGGCATGCTGCTGCCCGCCGTCTGA
- a CDS encoding amidohydrolase, which yields MSLESVLAPLRAALPGLEDLYTDLHRHPELSFAETRTAAELARRLEADGYEVHTGIGRTGVLGVLRNGPGPKVMLRADIDALPVEEKTGLPYASTARGVDAEGRDVPVMHACGHDMHATWLSGAASLLAAGRAHWSGTLLVVFQPGEEEGDGAVGMVRDGVFEPGGKPDVVLGQHVVPGPAGWVLTRPGVIMAATDALRITLHGRGGHGSRPETTVDPAVLAASVVLKLQTIVSREISATESAVVTVGSLHVGTAHNIIADHAVLEVNIRSFDQAVREKVVAAVERIVQGEAATAGAPKAPEIERIGTFPVTENDAAATEGLTAAFRDHFGEGRVMPAPLVTGSEDFSEFGRAAGVPSVFWLVGGLDADQVIAAMTAGRFEQDIPSNHSPLFAPIPHPTLSAGVETLVVAALHRFTHPGVG from the coding sequence GTGAGCCTCGAAAGTGTCCTGGCACCGCTGCGCGCGGCGCTGCCCGGATTGGAAGACCTGTACACCGACCTCCACCGGCATCCGGAGTTGTCGTTCGCCGAAACCCGGACGGCCGCCGAACTGGCCCGGCGGCTGGAGGCCGACGGTTACGAGGTGCACACCGGCATCGGGCGCACCGGCGTCCTCGGCGTGCTGCGCAACGGGCCCGGGCCGAAGGTGATGCTGCGCGCCGACATCGACGCGCTGCCGGTCGAGGAGAAGACCGGCCTGCCCTACGCGAGCACCGCCCGCGGGGTCGACGCCGAAGGCCGCGACGTTCCGGTGATGCACGCCTGTGGCCACGACATGCACGCCACCTGGCTCTCCGGCGCCGCGTCGCTGCTGGCCGCCGGACGTGCGCACTGGTCCGGCACCCTGCTGGTCGTCTTCCAGCCGGGGGAGGAGGAAGGGGACGGTGCCGTCGGCATGGTCCGGGATGGCGTCTTCGAGCCCGGGGGCAAACCCGACGTCGTCCTCGGCCAGCACGTCGTCCCCGGCCCGGCGGGCTGGGTGCTGACCAGGCCCGGCGTGATCATGGCGGCCACCGACGCGCTGCGCATCACGCTGCACGGCCGGGGCGGACACGGTTCGCGCCCCGAGACGACCGTGGATCCCGCGGTGCTCGCCGCGTCCGTGGTGCTGAAGCTGCAGACCATCGTCTCGCGGGAGATTTCGGCGACCGAGTCGGCGGTGGTGACCGTCGGTTCGCTGCACGTCGGGACCGCGCACAACATCATCGCCGACCACGCCGTGCTCGAGGTCAACATCCGGTCGTTCGACCAGGCCGTGCGGGAGAAGGTCGTCGCCGCCGTCGAGCGGATCGTCCAGGGCGAGGCCGCCACCGCGGGCGCGCCGAAAGCGCCGGAGATCGAGCGCATCGGCACGTTCCCGGTCACCGAGAACGACGCCGCGGCCACCGAAGGCCTCACCGCCGCGTTCCGCGACCATTTCGGCGAGGGGCGCGTCATGCCCGCGCCGCTGGTCACCGGCAGCGAGGACTTCAGCGAGTTCGGCCGCGCCGCCGGGGTCCCGTCGGTGTTCTGGCTGGTCGGCGGGCTGGACGCGGATCAGGTGATCGCCGCGATGACGGCGGGCCGGTTCGAACAGGACATCCCGTCGAACCACTCGCCGCTGTTCGCGCCGATCCCGCATCCGACGCTTTCGGCCGGCGTCGAAACGCTCGTGGTCGCGGCCTTGCACCGGTTCACCCACCCAGGTGTCGGATGA
- a CDS encoding DUF3099 domain-containing protein, producing MEAGGGAVNAPAHGPEPREPAPVLITEAAPSYEDQLAKRKRKYIIMMSFRIPCLILAGIFYETWWLALALIAISIPLPWIAVLVANDRPPRKSEEVNRFQAEPTRIEGSTHRVIDGG from the coding sequence ATGGAAGCCGGAGGTGGTGCTGTGAACGCGCCCGCCCACGGTCCCGAACCGAGGGAACCCGCTCCGGTGCTGATCACCGAAGCCGCCCCGTCCTACGAAGACCAGCTCGCCAAGCGGAAGCGGAAGTACATCATCATGATGTCGTTCCGCATCCCTTGCCTCATCCTCGCCGGGATCTTCTACGAGACCTGGTGGCTCGCGCTGGCACTGATCGCGATCTCGATCCCGCTGCCGTGGATCGCCGTCCTGGTGGCCAACGACCGGCCGCCGCGCAAGAGCGAAGAGGTCAACCGTTTCCAGGCGGAGCCGACCCGGATCGAAGGCAGCACGCATCGCGTCATCGACGGCGGCTGA
- a CDS encoding carbohydrate kinase family protein — protein sequence MSGIVVVGDVGLDVVARHEGPIPHGGDIRAKVHFTSGGAGANTALWLRAEEAETTLIARIGDDSGGRMVKSELEAAGVRCEFAVDPEDPTFCVVVLVDGDGERSMLADRGANAKFAPEDITEQALSGASHLHLSGYVLLYPSSRPAALASLAAAKKAGLTTSVDPQAATLMTDPAGFLDDVRGVDLLMPNTSELVALTGSSDPAAAKELLDYVGEVVVTAGLDGASWVDAGGTITSVPSEPADCVDSTGAGDAFDAGVLAAWLRGESTVEVLRAGTRLGARAVAKVGPQP from the coding sequence ATGAGCGGCATCGTCGTCGTCGGCGACGTCGGACTCGACGTGGTCGCGCGGCACGAGGGCCCCATCCCGCACGGCGGCGACATCCGCGCGAAGGTCCACTTCACCAGTGGCGGCGCGGGCGCGAACACCGCGCTCTGGCTGCGTGCCGAGGAAGCGGAGACCACGCTGATCGCGCGGATCGGCGACGATTCGGGTGGCCGCATGGTGAAGAGCGAGCTGGAAGCGGCGGGCGTGCGCTGCGAGTTCGCGGTGGACCCCGAGGACCCGACGTTCTGCGTCGTGGTGCTCGTCGACGGCGACGGCGAGCGGAGCATGCTCGCCGACCGCGGCGCGAACGCGAAGTTCGCCCCCGAGGACATCACCGAGCAGGCGCTGAGCGGGGCGAGCCACCTGCACCTCTCGGGCTACGTCCTCTTGTACCCGTCGTCACGGCCCGCGGCTCTCGCCTCTCTCGCGGCGGCGAAGAAGGCCGGGCTGACGACGTCGGTCGATCCGCAGGCGGCGACGCTGATGACCGATCCGGCCGGCTTCCTCGACGACGTGCGCGGCGTCGACCTGCTGATGCCGAACACGAGCGAACTGGTCGCGCTGACCGGGTCGAGCGATCCGGCGGCGGCGAAGGAACTGCTGGACTACGTGGGCGAGGTCGTCGTCACCGCCGGTCTCGACGGCGCCAGCTGGGTCGACGCGGGCGGCACCATCACCTCGGTGCCCTCGGAGCCCGCCGACTGCGTCGACTCCACCGGTGCCGGGGACGCCTTCGACGCCGGTGTGCTGGCGGCGTGGCTGCGCGGCGAGTCGACTGTGGAGGTTCTTCGCGCGGGCACCCGCCTGGGCGCCCGCGCGGTCGCGAAGGTCGGCCCTCAGCCGTAG
- a CDS encoding pseudouridine-5'-phosphate glycosidase codes for MTPQLSLHEEVASALADGDPVVALESTILSHGLPPGRNLDVARRLEKVVRDGGAVPATIAVLDGVPLIGLTGEQLERVCAPGADLDKLSLRDIGPAVGLGRSGATTVASTAALAAAARIGMFATGGLGGVHQGAAQSWDVSADLGVLAKVPTTVVCSGVKSVLDIAATLELLETNSVPVLGYRTGEFPAFYLRSSGFEVPWRVDDAAQAAAVIAAHRAHADSGVLLANPIPEASEMDRELHDRLLAEGLELLKSQGVHGKEVTPVLLEHFHTASGGVSLDANEALVLSNAALATEVAVALAGNAA; via the coding sequence GTGACTCCGCAACTGTCCCTTCACGAAGAGGTCGCCTCCGCCCTCGCCGACGGTGACCCCGTCGTCGCACTGGAGAGCACCATCCTCTCCCACGGTCTCCCGCCCGGCCGCAATCTCGACGTCGCCCGGCGGCTGGAGAAGGTCGTGCGCGACGGCGGCGCCGTTCCCGCGACGATCGCCGTACTCGACGGCGTCCCCCTGATCGGGCTCACCGGCGAGCAGCTGGAGCGCGTCTGCGCGCCCGGCGCGGACCTGGACAAACTCTCCCTGCGCGACATCGGCCCCGCCGTCGGCCTCGGCCGGTCCGGCGCGACGACGGTCGCGAGCACCGCCGCGCTGGCCGCCGCTGCCAGGATCGGCATGTTCGCCACCGGCGGGCTGGGCGGCGTGCACCAGGGCGCGGCGCAGAGCTGGGACGTCTCGGCGGATCTGGGCGTACTCGCGAAGGTGCCGACCACGGTCGTCTGCTCCGGGGTGAAGTCGGTACTGGACATCGCGGCGACGCTGGAGCTGCTGGAGACCAACTCGGTGCCCGTACTGGGCTACCGCACCGGCGAGTTCCCCGCGTTCTACCTCCGCTCGTCCGGCTTCGAGGTGCCGTGGCGGGTCGACGACGCCGCGCAGGCGGCCGCGGTCATCGCCGCGCACCGGGCGCACGCCGATTCCGGTGTACTGCTGGCGAATCCGATCCCGGAAGCGTCCGAAATGGACCGGGAACTGCACGACCGGCTGCTCGCCGAGGGACTGGAACTCCTGAAATCGCAAGGGGTCCACGGGAAAGAGGTCACACCGGTGCTGCTGGAGCATTTCCACACCGCGAGCGGCGGCGTGAGCCTCGACGCCAACGAGGCGCTGGTTTTGTCCAACGCGGCACTGGCCACCGAGGTCGCCGTCGCGCTCGCCGGGAACGCGGCATGA